The following is a genomic window from Coriobacteriaceae bacterium.
CCGCCGCGTTGGGTGAGGTCGATTTTTCGGGCGTTGCCGCCGCGCCGTGGGTCGGTCTTCCCATCGTGTGGGACAACACCGTGTTTGCACTCTTTGGGCCGCAGTTCGATAGCGGCCTTGCCACGACCGCCATCATCACCATCATGCCGTTGGCCTTTGCAACCATGATCGAGCATATCGGTGATATCTCCGCTATTGGCTCCACCTGCGAGCGTAACTACATTGCCGATCCCGGCCTGCATCGCACGCTGCTCGGCGATGGTCTCGCCACGATCCTGGCTTCGCTCTTTGGCGCTCCGGCCAACACCACGTATGGCGAGAACACCGGCGTGCTTGCCCTGACGCGCGTGTTCGACCCGCGCGTGATTCGCATTGCCGCGTGCTGCGCCATCGTGCTTTCGTTCTGCCCCAAGTTCGCTGCCGTGATCGCCGCCATGCCGCCATGCGTTATCGGCGGCGTGTCGCTCGTGCTCTACGGCATGATCAGTGCCGTAGGCGTGCGCAACCTCATTGAGAACCAGGTCGATTTTCAGAACAACCGCAACGTGCTGGTGGCCGCTCTGGTGCTCGTACTTTCGCTCGGCATTGCCTATAGCACCGCCGGCGCCATCGTGTTGGAGCTGGGCGGCGTGACCATTTCGCTGTCCGGCATTGCCGTGGGCTCACTGGTGGGCATTGTGCTCAACGCCATCCTTCCGGGTAACGACTTTGAGTTTGATGTCTCCGAGCTTGAGGAGGCTGCTGAGTAGCAGCTGCGTTCAGCTAAAACAAGATATGATGCCCATGCGTATATGCGTGTGGGCACCATTTTTAATGTGTCAGTATCCAGTGGATGCCGCGGGCCATGCGTAAGTCGGTTTGGGCAAAGTGATTGCCGGGGTTGAGCTCCAGCGTTGTTGGAATGCCGCGCTCGACGAGCAACGCTTCCATCGCGCGTGTGTCGTCGAGTACGTGCCTCATCATGCGGTTGGGCGTCTTGGTTTCCTTTTTGCCGAGTGACAGATAGACGGCTTGCGGGCTGCCGGCAAAAGGGGTCGTGCTGGCACGGTCGACAAAGTCGGGAAACCACAGCGACCCCGATGCGCTCGCCGCGCGGCCAAAGACATCGGTTTGCCAGAGAGCCCAAAGCGAAAAGAGGCCTGCCAGCGAGTAGCCGGCAATGCCGCGCCAGGTGGGCGGCTGAGGAAGCGACGACTCGACCTGGGGGATTATCTGATTCAGCAGCTCATCAAGAAAACCGGATGCCTGCCCACCAAAGGGCTCGGCATCGCGTACGGTCCCGTCGCATGCCCAGGGACTCAGCTCGCGATTCCAGTTGAGGCCGCCAATGGCGACAAGGGTGAATGGTGGGCAGTCGAGCTCTCGGCAGCGGTAATAAACATCACTACCGTCGCCCATGACCACGGGGAGGTAAATGACGGGTGCGCTTTCCGTATGCTCCGAATGAACGGTTATCTGCTTTTGCGCTTCCATGACGGGCTTCTCTCAGTGTTGTGATATCGGCAGTCCCAATTGTCGCACGCCAGCGTATACCGGTTGGGCAGCATCAAGAACATTCGCGCGCGTCGTGCGGGCGCAAACAGGAAACGCCACCGCCGGAGGGGAGCTCGGCGGTGGCGCTGCTAAACGGTGCGCGGACTAGGCGGCTTTAAAAGTGTCGGTTCGTGTATGAAGGGCGTCTATGAGCGCTTGCGGCTCACCACGGCGCCTGCGGCGATGGCGGCTGTTCCCGCAAGGACGGTTGCCACGATGGCCGCATCCGAGGTGTCGCCGGTTGCCGCGAGCACGCCGGTAGTCTTGGCTTTCGTGGTTGAAGCCGCAACGGCCTTGGTCGGCTTTGAGCCCTCAGGCTTGGGGTTCTGCTTGGACTCCGCGGGCTTGCTTTCTGCGGGCTTGGTCTCGTCGGGCTTGGGGTCTTCCGGCTTGGCTACCTCGGGAGGTGCGATGACCATGCTCTTGGCGACAGCTTCGTTATAGGGGGAGTCGATCACAGCGTCGCCCGTGCCGATGGCTTGGCCTGCCTCGTAGATGCCGTCACGGAGCTTGCGATAGTCAATGACCTTGCCGCCTTCGGGCGTCTGGATGGCGGCGTTCTCAATCTTGATGGTGCCGATTGTCTTGCCGTCAGCGCTCATGGCACGGGCAAAGATTGCCGCTGTATCTCCTTCGGCCGTTACCTTGCTGCGGATGATCGAGATGACTGCGGGTGTGACGCCCTCGCTGGTCTGGGCGATGATGCCGATGTTCTCGCCTTGGGGCTCGGGGCTCGTCTCACCATCTTGGTTTTCGCTGTAGGGGATGGGGCCGTCGCCGTTCTCGACATAGCGGGCTATGGCCTTGACAACGGAGTCGCTGATGTAGATGTGGCCACCCTCCTCGTTGGGTCGATCGTTTCTGGTGGAGAATGCAGCCGAAACCTCGCCTTCCGCAAACGCGTCCACGGTGGAGCCGTTCTTGACGACGATATCGTCTTGGTAGGTGAAGAGGGCAATGGCGCCACCGTATCTGCCTTTACTTGCACGGACCGTCACGTTTGCATGGTCGAGGGTGATGCCCTTGTGGGCATAGACGCCATATTCAACACCGTTTACGTTGAGGGAGGCGTTTGTGGCTGCGAGGCTGCCCTTGGCCTCGACGGCAGCGTCTTTCTCGGAGCTTGCCTTGACCTGGCTGCCGTCCGAGATGTTGATATTACCGCCGCTCCAAAGGGCCTCACCATCGGCTGAGCTTGCCTCGACCGTCCCGCCACCCTTGATGGTGAGGTTCTTGTCGGCTCCAATACCCTTGTCCTTGGTAGCCCTGGCGGTGACGGCTCCGCTGTCGTCAATCGTGATATTGCCGTTTGCCCTGATGCCATCCGATGCACCCGTGGCGTTGACGTTGCCCGAACCTTTGATAGCGAGATCACCTCCGGCATTGATGGCATCAAACCCAGTGCTCGTGGCGTTGACGGATCCGGCTCCGTCGATGTTGATATTACCCGTGGAGAGGATAGCGTCCTCAGTAGATGTCACGCTGAGCGTGCCGCCCTCGTCGCCTTGGATATTGAGCTCGGCATTCTCGTTAGTGCCATGAGAAACGTTGATGCTTTCGATCCATTCGGCAGTGACGATGTTGGTTCCCGAGTAATTCACGTTGAGCTTGCCTGCGGCCTGGATCTCGCCGCCGTTATAGTTGTTGAGCTTCAAGTCGTCGGCGCCGTCCCACGACCAGGTACCGGCCTCGTCGCTCGCCGCGGTGTTGTACTTGTTGCCGCCGACCTTGACCCATTCCGCTGCGAGCGAGACGCTCGGCATGAGCAGCGAGCTCACCGTGAGCGCGCACACGGCGCCCGCGACGATGCGGCGCGTCACGCGGCGCCAGCTGCCGTGCGCGAGTCCTATGCGACGGCGAACGTCGGGTTCGGCAACATGGGTTCCGGCGGTAGTGTCATTGCGTTTGGGGGTCGTGAACAAGGCTGCCATGGTTGCTCCCGTTCTCATAGGGCCTATACGACTAGATTCAGCGTATCTGCTGGATATTGCCGGCGGTAGTGCCGTTTGGAGGGCAAAATGGCCAAAATGGGGGAGAAATAGGCCGCACGCCGGCGCAGGGACCGGCGCTAAAAGAAAAGCGCGGGGCCGCATGGCGACTCCGCGCTTTATTGTTCAGCTTTTGCAGCCTTGCCCTTACGCTACGAAGAAGTAGACGAGGAAGGCAAGGGCCGCGATCCACCCGTCCCGTGCGAAAAAGTGTTTACGAGCGCTTGCGGCTCACCACGGCGCCCGCGGCGATGGCGGCTGTTCCTGCAAGGGCGGTTGCCACGATGGCTGCGTTCGAGGCGTCGCCGGTTGCCGCGAGCTTGCCGGTGGTCTTGGCTCCCGTGGCTGCAACTGCAATGGTCTTGGTCGTCTTCGTGCCCT
Proteins encoded in this region:
- a CDS encoding uracil-xanthine permease family protein, which codes for MSQSSTPAVSDAIYDASSLGRPRMFLLGLQHLFAMFGATVLVPVLTGLSVSATLLFAGLGTLLFHFLSRGKVPAFLGSSFAFIAGYAAIAPNGEAELLPYACLGVACAGLLYPVLAALFRAFGAKRVMRFFPPVVTGPIVISIGLILASSAIANCQTNWLVAVIAVAVIVICNIWGRGMVKIVPILLGVVVSYAVAAALGEVDFSGVAAAPWVGLPIVWDNTVFALFGPQFDSGLATTAIITIMPLAFATMIEHIGDISAIGSTCERNYIADPGLHRTLLGDGLATILASLFGAPANTTYGENTGVLALTRVFDPRVIRIAACCAIVLSFCPKFAAVIAAMPPCVIGGVSLVLYGMISAVGVRNLIENQVDFQNNRNVLVAALVLVLSLGIAYSTAGAIVLELGGVTISLSGIAVGSLVGIVLNAILPGNDFEFDVSELEEAAE
- a CDS encoding alpha/beta hydrolase-fold protein — encoded protein: MEAQKQITVHSEHTESAPVIYLPVVMGDGSDVYYRCRELDCPPFTLVAIGGLNWNRELSPWACDGTVRDAEPFGGQASGFLDELLNQIIPQVESSLPQPPTWRGIAGYSLAGLFSLWALWQTDVFGRAASASGSLWFPDFVDRASTTPFAGSPQAVYLSLGKKETKTPNRMMRHVLDDTRAMEALLVERGIPTTLELNPGNHFAQTDLRMARGIHWILTH
- a CDS encoding carbohydrate-binding domain-containing protein — translated: MAALFTTPKRNDTTAGTHVAEPDVRRRIGLAHGSWRRVTRRIVAGAVCALTVSSLLMPSVSLAAEWVKVGGNKYNTAASDEAGTWSWDGADDLKLNNYNGGEIQAAGKLNVNYSGTNIVTAEWIESINVSHGTNENAELNIQGDEGGTLSVTSTEDAILSTGNINIDGAGSVNATSTGFDAINAGGDLAIKGSGNVNATGASDGIRANGNITIDDSGAVTARATKDKGIGADKNLTIKGGGTVEASSADGEALWSGGNINISDGSQVKASSEKDAAVEAKGSLAATNASLNVNGVEYGVYAHKGITLDHANVTVRASKGRYGGAIALFTYQDDIVVKNGSTVDAFAEGEVSAAFSTRNDRPNEEGGHIYISDSVVKAIARYVENGDGPIPYSENQDGETSPEPQGENIGIIAQTSEGVTPAVISIIRSKVTAEGDTAAIFARAMSADGKTIGTIKIENAAIQTPEGGKVIDYRKLRDGIYEAGQAIGTGDAVIDSPYNEAVAKSMVIAPPEVAKPEDPKPDETKPAESKPAESKQNPKPEGSKPTKAVAASTTKAKTTGVLAATGDTSDAAIVATVLAGTAAIAAGAVVSRKRS